The genomic region GTGCGGTGGCGATCGGTTTTTTACTGTTTGAATGGGGGGTAAAAATTGACCTGCGCCGTTTCTTTCAAATCATGGGAATTCTGTTGCTGGCGATCGTTTCGGGATTAGTAATTTCTGCCTTAAAAAATATCAACGCGGCGGCGGTGGTTCTCTCCAGTCTCGACCCGCAATATGCCCAGATTTGCGCGGCGGGGGCGGCGTCTTGTCTTCTCGGACCGCAAGTGTGGGATACCACCGCATTTTTGCCGGACGATCGCTTTCCCGGCGTGGTTTTCAAAGCATTATTCGGTTATCGATCGCACCTGTATTTAGCTCAGGCGATCGCCTACGTTCTGTTTTTAGCGACGGCGGGGACGTTGTACTTTCAAAGTTTGTCGAATAAAACATCGTGAGATTCTGAATTGTGGATTTTAGCTTTTAGATTTTAGCTTGTTTGTATTCTTCATTTGTTGGCGTTACTTGAGGGAGAAGAGGCGATCGTGGCACGAGTCAAACAGATTTTTACTTATCCGATTAAAGGGTTAACTCCACAAACTCACGATCGCGCCCAATTGGAACGAGATTGGGGAATTCCCGGCGATCGCGCCTTCGCTTTAATGTTTGTCGATCCGGGAAAACCAGAACCGGAAATGACCGTCCAATGGTTGAGTAAAGGGCATTTCGCCATGCAAAATGATTGGCCCGGATTGGCGGCGTTAAACTGTCGGCGCGATCGCGAAATCTTGACCGTTTCTATTGAGGGCAATCCCTTACTCGTTGCCAGTTTAGAAGACGAACGCGATCGCATCGGCCAATTTTTTACCGGATACCTCGCCGGATTAACACCGACTCCAGAAGCGCGACATCCCCAAAAAAGTCCCCTTAAATTAGTGGGAAATAGTAACGGCAAAACCCGCTATCCCGATCGCCATCCCGTTCATATTTCAATCTTAAGTCAAGCAACCCTCGACGCCCTCAGCGAAGCCTGTGGAAAAAGCGTAGATGTCCGCCGTTTTCGCCCCAATCTTCTCGTCGATGGTGTAGAAGCATGGGAGGAGTTTAATTGGGTGGGGAAAACGTGGCAATTGGGGGAAGCAAAAATCGAGATTTCTGCAAGAATTGGGCGCTGTCCGAACATCGAAGTCGATCCGGAAACGGGCGATCGGGATTTAGGCTTATTAAGCTTATTAAAAGACCGTTACGGACATTGCCAAACTGGGGTTTTAGCCAAAGTATTAACCAGTGGTGATTTAACCGTAGGCGATCGGTTGAAAGCGCTTTAATTAACC from Oxynema aestuarii AP17 harbors:
- a CDS encoding MOSC domain-containing protein, which codes for MALLEGEEAIVARVKQIFTYPIKGLTPQTHDRAQLERDWGIPGDRAFALMFVDPGKPEPEMTVQWLSKGHFAMQNDWPGLAALNCRRDREILTVSIEGNPLLVASLEDERDRIGQFFTGYLAGLTPTPEARHPQKSPLKLVGNSNGKTRYPDRHPVHISILSQATLDALSEACGKSVDVRRFRPNLLVDGVEAWEEFNWVGKTWQLGEAKIEISARIGRCPNIEVDPETGDRDLGLLSLLKDRYGHCQTGVLAKVLTSGDLTVGDRLKAL